The genomic segment TTCCCTTGAGAGGAACCTCTTGAACTGTAAGAGTTCCATCGAGGGGGACCTTCCATTTGATGGGACCTTCACAGATTCAAGGTGTCCTAAAGCCCCCAGAATACTCTTTGTTGAGGGAAATTGAAGTGGGAAATCGTATTTCCACTCCTTTTAGGAGGCTAAATTGAGGAAAACACCCCCTTCATTCAGATTTTATTCCAGATTAAACTGAGGGGAGACCCTCCTTATGCATCATTTCGGGATCTAAATTGAGAGGGAACCTCCGTTCACCTCTTCATTCAAGGCTTTGAACTGGCGGCAAGAGGGAGTTTCCCCTTGGTTTAATCCATGCAGCAACTGTAATAGAAGGGTGAGGATGAGCTGGCGCTGCGGGCCGGGCTCAGTTTCTCCCTGGGGACGGCAAACGCCGCCAGGCACCGAGCGATGCCCCCGGCACTGCCTGTGCCGCGCCCGCTGGATCCAGCAGCGCTGgaagctccaggagcagctcagcgcCTGCTCCGCGCTCGGCCCTGCGAGCTCGGCACGGAGCGGGGGCTCCGGACACATCCCCGCGCTGGGGCAGAgccgctgcccggcccggggATCCTTTATCCCCCTGCTGCGGCTGCCGGGGACCGAGGGCACAGTCCTGCTTCCGAGGCTGAACTCTGCTGCTTTACCGCTCGTTCTCTTGCCATGATTTGTGTCACAATAAATTCAAAGTATTCCCCCCGGTCGTGTCCCTTTATACCGGTGACCGGTGAGTGATCTCTGCCTGGCCTTTGCCGATCCTCGAGCCTTTCCTCCTGTGTTCTGTtgcctgcccaggggcaggagcagaggcacagagcgCTTTTGCTGGCCCCGGGCACCTGGCCTGGCCCAGCACACCCCAAGAATCTTGGCGGTGATTCACTCTTGAGAGTCCCAGAAACTCCTCCCTTGGGGCTGCGCTTCTTCAGCAGCGTCTTCGGCGCGTTCCTTCCTTCGCCGTCCTCTTCAGCGAAGTAATTTCTGTCATCGCAAGGTTTCTTCGGGACAGAAGCGTCGGACGCGGAATTCGTGGGAGTGGCGCAAACACCTGGCCTCACCTCACCGCTCTCTCCTCCCACTGCTCGCGCGATCGGCTGCGTTTCCGCAGGCCGATGGATGAAAACGCCCAGAATCCCTCCCACACCTCCATCGGCCTTCAAGTGCCGGCGCAGCCGCCGTGCCTGCTGTGTCTTGTCGGGATCGGAGAAGCGGCGGCGCGTTCGGGTCATTctgcagcggcggcggcggcacccGGAGCCCGGCGGGACGGCGGCGGAGCTCGGAGGCGGctccagcccaggtgggacCGCAGTCGATGCTGCCACGCTCGGGGCTCGCTGCGGGCGGAGGGGTCCGCGGTGAGGGCCGGGAGGATTCTGGCGAGTTCCTGGTGCCGGCTTCTTCCGTGTTCCCCTGCGCTGGGATCGCCGAGGGCGCGGCTGCCCGCGCTCTCCTCCTTGCCCGGATGGCCGGCATGGAGCCGGTGCCGCGGCAGCGATGGCTCATCGCGGCTGCTCTCGCTAGGACGGAGGCGGCTGCTCCGTGCTCGGGACCCTTCCCGCCCGTGCGGCACCGGGCTGGGGGCCGCTGCTCGGGTGGGAGGTGTCCGTgcccggctcggggctggcacggcATGAACTTGAACCCAGTGCCTCAGAGCCCAAAGCGCTGCAGGCGCCGAGTGCGGGCACCAAGCGGCGCATCCTGCCCGCTCCGGGGCTGAGGCTTCTCGGCGCTGCCCTATGTGCCGGCAGCCGCTccgtgtgcccaggcagggagccgCAGCGGCCGTACCGGCGCTCGGTGTGCCCGGGCTCcgaggggctggggaagggaatcGTGCGGGGCACAATGGTgagcagcccggggctgctgcttcttgcCCCTCGGCAGGCGGACTCCGAGCCGCAGCTGCcccgggccagcagcagccggcaGCTCGCAGGCGCTCTCAGCGCCCGGCCCACcacggagctgggctgcagcggctgcagagccacaggggccGCGGCTGCGGCCACCGCACAGCTCCCGGAGGCTGCGCTTGTCTCCGCACCTGCTGCCGCACCTCTGGGCAGCGGCGACAGCgcacccacagctgccaccGCCCTCCTGAGCCCCTGCACGGCCGGCACCAGCAGCGACCTCTCATCCTGCCCCTTTCAGGGTGCCATCAGCGTGTCTGTAAAGCTGTTCCCGAGGCCGAGCTCCTAAAGGCTTTGCCAACACTCGTGATGTGTCCGAAGGAAGATGCTATTTGTTCCAGCCAGAGAGACTCTGGCTGTGAGCTAAACGAGAGTGAATTCTGCTCCATTCTTGGGGTTGGGAATGAGCCCCTGAAGACAGGATCTGCAACCAGCAATGAACACAAAAGGAACCTCCGAAGATTCCTGGGTGAGTGCAGGGCCAACCCTGTGGCCTCTAGGGTGGGGacagtgtcccctcccaaaggcagggctggcaggtgtgTGGCTGTTTCCCAATGTCTGGAAGAGGCCTCGTGCTCTGCTGAGCCCCATCAGTGGCTGGAAGcaagagccccagctgcccccaaggctgtgcagttctcctgctgcagcctgtgcccacagctgtgtccctgcctgtgcccacagctgtgtccctgcctgtggccaggctcttggctctctggctgccagctgagggAGGGCCACACTGCCTCAGAGCTCCCTGCTTTGCTCCCTGGCCATGggctgagcagattgcagggccggctctgcttctggcagccagcagctctttcctgctccaggtgaacTGTTCAGGTGCCATCCTGTGGGCACGGCGGTGctgattctgctgctcctggtgctggtgctggctttgggggcagcCGTGGCTGTGCAGTCAGGtaagggaggggcagcagcctgggcccagcccctcggggcagagcgggctccctgctccctgcacaggggaatcctcagagcttctcctcttcctcctgcagcactacaggttCCAGTCACACCTGCAACCCCACAGTGTGTTctgggctgtccccatggctgggTCGGGTCCAATGGGGTCTGCTACTACTTCTCACGGGAATACAGCACGTGGGAGCAGGGTCAGGAACGGTGCTCCGAGCTCAATGCCTCCCTGGCCATTGCCAAGGATGAGGAGGccatggtgagtgaggggctgcgggcgctgtggggtggctgagggcagcctgggggcgctcctgggccgggctcggtgctcgcagggccggggctgcagccctgggccggggccttgcagggaaggagccccggcgtgcgggggcagccccgggcacgtGTCTCCAcgaggggccggggcagctcccactcctctctcctGGGCAGGATTTGCTCTTCCGTCTCCGCGGGAACGGCGATTTCTGGCTCGGGCTGCGCAGACGGGGCGAGCGCCTGCACTGGGGGGACGGCAGCAGCTACAGCTCCCGGTGAGTGccggggagccgggcagggcctgggggcacaggggcacaaggGCTTCCCCGGGCAGCCAGCGCTGCCTCTGCTTCTCCCTGCAGGTTTCCTGTCCTCGGCAATTCCCAGTGTGTGTACCTGGCTGACGGGAAAAGATTCAGGAGTGAGTTCTGCTCCAATGAGCGGCCGTATGTCTGCAGCAAGGCCCAAGCTCCCCTGTAACAGGGGCTGCACAAAGGACCTTCTCCacgctgggcagtgccagcttcacctctgagcccagcacagcgctgtccttcctcagctgcaCCCTGTGCCTTGCATTTCCTCTCAGGGTCACCTCAGTGCCTCTTCATCCCCAGTGCCAacgctgggctggggctgcaaaggaaaagtctcTGCAATCCATCCTGACACcgatgctgcctgcagtgagtgCCTTGCCCTCATGACCCAACAAGCTCAGACAGGAAATCCAAATTaccctgggattttggaaatTATTACAAACTGGCCTGAAGGTGACACTGTTGCACTTTCCAcggaagaggaagaagaagttCAGCCGAGAAGTGATGAGGAGGGATCCCGCTTTTGGCATCAGGCACCTGACTGTGAAGAAGGGTCTCTCAgctgctggctctctctctctctcagcttCGGAGAAGGATGGTCATACCTGCTACTGCCAGCACCAtaacccagcccagagctggaatAAGCTCgagagaataaaataaacagaataaagaAGCTGCACCACCTGGTCTTCTCTGTCTGTTAACATTAAAAGAGCTGCCCTGAGTCACCATCGGGGCAGCCACACTGGTTTAAAAGAGTCATGGGAAAGGCTGGGATATGTGAAGGGAATAAAATTCAGAGAATGGTGTGAAATAGTCTAAAAATACTGCAAGAGTAGTGGTCACTGCCAAAGTGTCACAAAAATACCTGTACCAAGGGACTGTGAGTCATGCAGGACCAGGTCTGGACAGTGTCACCTCCCAAGGACACGGCTGGACTGGGGTGGGTGGGGCTTCCTCTGTTGCCGATGGGCTGATTGTGGGAACGCTGAGCAGGTGTTCCTTGCGTTTGCGAGTCACGCAGGACCGGGGTGGGGCTTCCTTCGTCGCTGTGTAGCTGATGGTTGGAACACTCAGTAGGTGCCTTCCTTGCGTTTGTGAGTCACGCAGGACCAGGGTGAGGCTTCCTATTTCGCCACAGGCTGATTGTGGGAACACTCAGTAGGTGCATTCCTTGCCTTTGCCAGCCACGCAGAAGCACAGGAATGTGCTGAGGTTTCCTCTGCCACCTATGGGCTGATTCTAGGAACACTGAGTAGGCGTTCCCTGCATTTGTTAGTCACGCAGGACTGCAGGACCGGCGTGGGGCTTCCTCTGTTGTTGACCGGTTGATTGTGGGAACATTGAACAGGACGTTCCTTACGTCTGTGAGTCACACAGGACCGCAGGACCAGAGTGGGGCTTTGTCAGTCGCGGCGGCGTAGCTGATTGTGGGAACGCTCAGTAGGTGCGTTCCTTGCATTTGTGAGTCATGCAGGACTGGGGTGGGGCTTTCTCAGTCGCTGGGTAGCAGGTTGATTAAAAGAGGCCTCTAGGGAGTGCAGAGAACAGGAGCGGGCAAACAGGTTTGTGGCATGTCTCTGAGGGCGTGGTGCAGCAGTTTGGGCAGGCAGGGTGTCCTAGGTTACAATAGAAAGGTGTGTTCTGTTCCCATC from the Melospiza georgiana isolate bMelGeo1 chromosome 8, bMelGeo1.pri, whole genome shotgun sequence genome contains:
- the LOC131086345 gene encoding C-type lectin domain family 2 member H-like; the protein is MKTPRIPPTPPSAFKCRRSRRACCVLSGSEKRRRVRVILQRRRRHPEPGGTAAELGGGSSPGCHQRVCKAVPEAELLKALPTLVMCPKEDAICSSQRDSGCELNESEFCSILGVGNEPLKTGSATSNEHKRNLRRFLGELFRCHPVGTAVLILLLLVLVLALGAAVAVQSALQVPVTPATPQCVLGCPHGWVGSNGVCYYFSREYSTWEQGQERCSELNASLAIAKDEEAMDLLFRLRGNGDFWLGLRRRGERLHWGDGSSYSSRFPVLGNSQCVYLADGKRFRSEFCSNERPYVCSKAQAPL